From the Spiroplasma alleghenense genome, one window contains:
- the ptsP gene encoding phosphoenolpyruvate--protein phosphotransferase has translation MSKKLTGIGASDGIAIAKTYLLVEDHIKVTDSKAKDVEKELKLIESSLAKAKADLSNLQKIAMEKLGPEKAAIFEAHEQILEDPAMSDEWNQIVKNEGLNAAFAVKSVADKYSAMFLAMDDDYFKERAADVKDVTERLIRYILGMPVLDLATINEEVIIVADDLTPSQTAQLNPKFVKGFATNIGGRTSHAAIMARSLEIPAVLGLKNITSTVKSGEIIAIDGESGELEIAPAKVAEWKEKSENFLKFKKELESFKDKKTVTKDGYDKFILEGNIGSPKDVEGVLNNGGEGIGLFRSEFLYMDNDHFPTEEEQFVAYKKVVEDMKGHVTIIRTLDIGGDKKLSYFKFPEEMNPFLGYRAIRFTLDRKDIFREQIRALLRASAFGPLGIMFPMIATIDEFKAAKQFTLDCKKELEKEGVKVGKDLQIGMMVEIPAAAVNAEKFAKHADFFSVGTNDLVQYSMAADRMSENVTYLYQPYNPSILRLLKMTIDGAHKHGKWAGMCGEMAGEPKALPLLMGLGLDAFSMSATSILRARSIMSKLDLKDTQKLAEQALDCETTDDVIKLVDELLKKAKV, from the coding sequence ATGAGTAAAAAATTAACCGGAATCGGAGCTAGTGATGGAATCGCGATTGCTAAAACTTATCTTTTAGTTGAAGACCACATTAAAGTTACTGATTCAAAAGCAAAAGATGTTGAAAAGGAATTAAAATTAATTGAATCATCTCTTGCTAAAGCAAAAGCAGACTTGAGTAATTTACAAAAGATTGCTATGGAAAAATTAGGACCTGAAAAGGCAGCTATTTTTGAGGCTCACGAGCAAATCCTAGAAGATCCAGCAATGAGTGATGAATGAAACCAAATCGTTAAAAATGAAGGTTTAAATGCTGCTTTTGCAGTTAAATCAGTCGCTGATAAATATTCAGCAATGTTTTTAGCAATGGATGATGATTACTTTAAAGAAAGAGCAGCAGATGTAAAAGATGTAACCGAAAGATTAATTCGCTACATTTTAGGAATGCCAGTTTTAGACTTAGCAACAATCAACGAAGAAGTTATTATTGTTGCTGATGATTTAACTCCAAGTCAAACTGCTCAACTAAACCCAAAATTTGTTAAAGGTTTTGCTACAAACATCGGGGGAAGAACTAGCCATGCTGCTATTATGGCGCGAAGCTTAGAAATTCCAGCAGTATTGGGTTTAAAAAATATTACCTCAACTGTTAAAAGTGGTGAAATCATTGCTATTGATGGAGAATCAGGAGAACTTGAAATTGCTCCAGCAAAAGTAGCTGAGTGAAAAGAAAAATCAGAAAATTTCTTAAAATTTAAAAAAGAATTAGAATCGTTTAAAGATAAAAAAACTGTTACAAAAGACGGTTATGATAAGTTCATCCTTGAAGGGAACATTGGTTCTCCAAAAGATGTTGAAGGTGTCTTAAATAATGGTGGGGAAGGAATCGGTTTATTCCGTTCAGAATTCTTATACATGGATAACGACCACTTCCCAACTGAAGAAGAACAATTTGTTGCTTATAAAAAAGTAGTTGAAGACATGAAAGGTCATGTAACAATAATCAGAACTCTGGATATTGGAGGAGATAAAAAACTTTCTTACTTTAAATTTCCAGAAGAAATGAACCCATTTTTAGGATATCGTGCAATTAGATTTACATTAGACCGTAAAGATATTTTTAGAGAACAAATTAGAGCTTTATTAAGAGCTAGTGCATTTGGTCCTTTAGGAATTATGTTCCCGATGATTGCCACAATCGATGAATTTAAGGCAGCAAAACAATTTACTCTCGACTGTAAAAAAGAACTTGAAAAAGAAGGGGTAAAAGTAGGAAAAGATTTACAAATCGGAATGATGGTGGAAATTCCTGCTGCTGCTGTAAACGCTGAAAAATTTGCAAAACACGCAGATTTCTTCTCTGTGGGAACAAATGATTTAGTTCAATATTCAATGGCTGCTGACAGAATGAGTGAAAATGTTACCTACCTATACCAACCATACAATCCTTCAATTTTGAGATTATTAAAAATGACAATTGATGGAGCTCACAAACATGGTAAATGAGCTGGAATGTGTGGGGAAATGGCTGGAGAACCCAAAGCGTTGCCATTACTAATGGGTTTAGGATTAGATGCATTTAGTATGTCTGCAACAAGTATTTTAAGAGCAAGAAGCATTATGTCAAAACTTGACTTAAAAGACACACAAAAACTAGCAGAACAAGCGTTAGATTGTGAAACAACTGATGATGTAATTAAACTAGTTGACGAATTGCTAAAAAAAGCTAAAGTTTAA
- a CDS encoding CPBP family intramembrane glutamic endopeptidase has translation MQKQDKKSDFNEDARQKIKENKKGWEKVQIPSRWVDGNFPFNFSTYIDKNIGIIFFITGLIVPFFSGLVLRLAFSLDGGFSDGLGLINLAISIVSNGIGFFIIWDKRRSLMFKTTLFMYYAYVVLPIVLSLLLSPIGFLGIPDYWTSSILLLIQAIVLLTLIYWVFSRVDELKSRVYKTLKQNFKMLLLVAAIGAASIFILSLIYGTISSALGFSQNNSENQESLVRPLTQGNLGSQILYIISLFVFTVIVAPLMEEIVFRDGVFTGASNRWIGWIMSAVLFAYIHISATGDFEHLLEYLIAGIVLATAFNICRGNVTYTWFIHATSNLISFIMILVSVYAIN, from the coding sequence ATGCAAAAACAAGACAAAAAATCTGATTTTAATGAAGACGCAAGACAAAAAATCAAAGAAAACAAAAAAGGATGGGAAAAGGTTCAAATACCCAGCCGGTGAGTTGACGGTAACTTTCCTTTTAATTTCAGTACCTATATTGATAAAAATATAGGAATAATATTTTTTATAACTGGATTAATTGTACCGTTTTTTTCAGGACTTGTTTTAAGATTGGCTTTCTCCCTTGATGGTGGTTTTTCAGATGGATTAGGTTTAATCAATTTGGCTATCAGCATTGTTTCAAACGGGATTGGATTCTTTATTATTTGAGACAAGCGACGCTCGCTTATGTTTAAAACAACCTTATTTATGTACTATGCTTATGTTGTTTTGCCAATAGTGTTATCGCTATTACTGTCTCCAATTGGTTTCTTAGGTATTCCTGATTATTGAACAAGTTCAATTTTATTGTTGATTCAAGCGATTGTATTATTAACTTTAATTTACTGAGTTTTTAGTCGTGTTGATGAACTAAAATCAAGGGTTTATAAGACTTTAAAACAAAACTTTAAAATGCTACTTTTAGTGGCGGCAATTGGTGCAGCATCGATATTCATTCTCTCATTAATTTATGGAACAATTAGTAGTGCTCTTGGATTTTCTCAAAATAACTCAGAAAATCAAGAAAGTTTAGTTCGACCTTTAACACAAGGGAATCTTGGTTCACAAATTTTATACATTATTTCACTATTTGTATTTACCGTAATTGTCGCTCCATTAATGGAGGAGATAGTATTTAGGGACGGAGTCTTTACTGGTGCTTCAAACCGTTGAATTGGCTGAATAATGTCTGCAGTTCTATTTGCCTACATTCATATATCTGCTACCGGGGACTTTGAGCACTTATTAGAGTATTTAATTGCAGGAATTGTTTTAGCAACTGCCTTTAATATATGCCGTGGTAATGTGACTTATACTTGATTTATTCATGCGACAAGCAACTTAATTTCATTTATAATGATATTGGTGAGTGTTTATGCAATTAATTAA
- a CDS encoding ATP-dependent helicase, translating into MNENIIRDLNPDQLEAVTITQVPLRVIAGAGSGKTKVITTKIAYLINELKIPAWRILAVTFTNKATKEMKSRVSSLISDTRGNPFISTFHAFCVRVLREEYANVNLEKNFLIIDNSDQRIIVSKILKSINVGPDLVRKYEKIALSKISSWKNQFLTPDDVSGFATSEMDFQMAKTYKNYIKELQKTNSVDFDDLILLTHQLFKNNLEVQKKWRDKFDYVLVDEFQDTNDVQFDLINWLTKDKNNLTVVGDPDQTIYSWRGAKVNIILNFKQAYKNAQTVVLKENYRSTQNILNLASDFITNNKNRESKAVFSNNPVGEKISLKETASKAFEAKFVTQKIKELVDSGNYKYSDFYILYRINAWSLEFEKSLGIAKIPFQLVGGLKFRDRKVIKDILALLKLAAFGDNLAALRVLNFIPKVGAVTIEKIEQKAVEQGISIYSLLTEHKIDALNISKHLEYLCDALGEAKEMLLEMPRIDEFTKFLLQKTGYEERLKFLNKDDDDLQNLQAFLDQVKSYDDEFNVEQAGEENHVLAFLQNEALESSELDNFTANKVTLLTVHAAKGLENKVVFITGLNNAVFPLKSAFSSVEAIEEERRALYVAITRAEERLFISYVSGERSYISDGELSASMFIKELNQELCDFEKNIFFHSDGAMSSNQYNNFSESLPKAQKIDSEYKKGILVEHLAFGKGVVTKVLDRQVMVAFDNPQFGAISVAINSPALKVIKH; encoded by the coding sequence ATGAACGAAAATATTATAAGGGATTTAAACCCAGACCAATTAGAAGCTGTAACAATTACCCAAGTTCCTTTAAGGGTAATTGCTGGTGCTGGAAGTGGTAAAACCAAAGTTATTACAACAAAAATTGCGTACCTAATTAATGAACTTAAAATTCCGGCTTGAAGAATCTTAGCAGTAACATTTACTAACAAGGCTACTAAGGAAATGAAAAGCAGAGTTAGTTCTTTGATTTCAGATACTAGAGGTAATCCCTTTATTAGTACATTCCATGCTTTTTGTGTTAGGGTTCTAAGAGAAGAGTATGCAAATGTAAATCTTGAAAAAAACTTTTTAATAATTGACAATTCAGACCAAAGAATAATTGTAAGCAAAATTTTAAAATCAATTAATGTAGGTCCTGATTTGGTGAGAAAATATGAAAAAATTGCTTTAAGCAAAATTTCATCTTGAAAGAATCAGTTTTTAACCCCTGATGATGTTTCTGGTTTTGCTACTAGTGAAATGGATTTTCAAATGGCTAAAACATACAAAAACTATATAAAAGAATTACAAAAAACAAACTCAGTGGATTTTGATGACTTAATACTGTTAACTCATCAGTTATTTAAAAATAATCTTGAAGTTCAAAAAAAATGACGAGACAAGTTTGATTACGTCTTGGTTGACGAGTTTCAAGATACCAATGATGTTCAATTCGATTTGATAAACTGACTAACAAAAGATAAAAATAATTTAACTGTTGTTGGTGATCCAGACCAAACCATATATTCTTGAAGAGGTGCTAAAGTAAATATTATTTTAAACTTTAAGCAAGCTTACAAAAACGCTCAAACTGTTGTTTTAAAAGAAAATTACCGTTCAACACAAAATATTCTAAATCTTGCTAGCGATTTTATCACTAATAATAAAAATCGTGAATCAAAGGCGGTTTTCTCAAATAACCCGGTGGGGGAGAAGATCTCATTAAAAGAGACTGCTTCAAAAGCATTTGAAGCTAAATTTGTAACTCAAAAAATTAAGGAATTAGTTGATTCAGGTAATTACAAATATTCAGATTTTTACATTCTTTATAGAATCAATGCTTGATCGCTTGAGTTTGAAAAGAGTTTAGGAATAGCTAAAATACCTTTCCAATTAGTTGGAGGTTTAAAATTTAGAGACCGAAAGGTTATCAAAGATATTTTGGCACTTCTTAAACTAGCGGCTTTTGGAGATAATCTGGCTGCTTTAAGAGTTTTAAACTTTATTCCAAAAGTAGGTGCGGTTACAATTGAAAAAATTGAGCAAAAGGCTGTTGAACAAGGAATTTCGATCTACAGTCTCTTAACAGAACATAAAATTGATGCCTTGAACATATCCAAACACTTGGAATATTTATGCGATGCATTAGGTGAAGCTAAGGAAATGCTCCTGGAAATGCCGAGAATCGATGAATTCACAAAATTCTTACTTCAAAAAACCGGTTATGAAGAGCGTCTTAAATTTTTGAATAAAGATGACGATGACTTGCAAAATCTACAAGCTTTTTTAGACCAAGTTAAGTCATATGATGATGAATTTAATGTTGAACAAGCGGGAGAAGAAAATCATGTCTTAGCATTTCTACAAAACGAAGCATTAGAAAGTTCAGAATTAGATAATTTTACTGCTAATAAGGTCACATTATTAACTGTTCATGCTGCAAAAGGTTTAGAAAATAAAGTTGTTTTTATCACTGGATTAAACAATGCTGTATTTCCGCTAAAATCAGCTTTTAGTTCAGTTGAAGCAATTGAGGAAGAGCGTCGCGCGCTATATGTTGCAATTACTAGGGCTGAAGAAAGATTGTTTATATCATATGTTTCGGGAGAACGCTCTTATATTTCTGATGGAGAACTTTCTGCAAGTATGTTTATTAAAGAATTAAATCAGGAATTATGCGATTTTGAAAAAAATATTTTCTTCCACTCTGATGGAGCAATGAGTTCTAATCAATATAATAACTTTAGTGAAAGTTTGCCTAAAGCTCAGAAAATCGATTCAGAATATAAAAAAGGTATTCTGGTTGAACATTTAGCCTTCGGTAAAGGTGTTGTTACTAAGGTATTGGACCGTCAAGTAATGGTGGCTTTTGATAACCCGCAATTTGGTGCTATTTCTGTTGCAATAAATAGCCCAGCACTAAAAGTAATAAAACACTAA
- a CDS encoding superoxide dismutase yields the protein MFKRIELDQGTSFLEPVLSKEQIDLHYNKFHLEYEDKLNKGLGSYPLPRFVEDLNDLVKSYLSLPKELHILVRQYGGGLMNLNFFFKNFKKDVTLKEGILKDAIFKNFSTLDEFCKEMIRNALSIFGSGWTWLVLDRNKNMRVYNTFNQDNPWFLGMTPLIGLCLWEHAYIVDYANDREKYVENLLTIIDWDYVQEIYANALK from the coding sequence ATGTTTAAAAGAATAGAACTAGACCAGGGAACCAGTTTCCTTGAACCAGTACTTTCAAAAGAACAAATCGATTTACACTACAACAAGTTTCATCTTGAATATGAAGACAAACTTAACAAAGGATTGGGTTCCTACCCATTACCAAGATTCGTGGAGGATCTAAATGATTTGGTTAAAAGCTACTTAAGCCTGCCAAAAGAACTCCATATTCTTGTTCGCCAATACGGCGGGGGTTTAATGAATTTAAACTTTTTCTTTAAGAACTTCAAAAAAGATGTAACTTTAAAAGAAGGTATTCTAAAAGATGCCATCTTTAAAAACTTTAGCACTCTAGATGAATTTTGCAAAGAGATGATTAGAAATGCATTGTCAATCTTCGGAAGTGGATGAACGTGACTAGTTTTAGACAGAAATAAGAATATGCGTGTTTACAACACTTTCAATCAGGATAATCCATGATTTTTGGGCATGACTCCATTAATTGGATTATGCCTTTGAGAACACGCATACATTGTTGATTATGCCAATGATCGCGAAAAATATGTCGAAAACCTACTTACAATCATTGATTGAGATTATGTTCAAGAAATTTATGCAAATGCTTTAAAATAA
- a CDS encoding HPr family phosphocarrier protein produces the protein MAQFTAKVIDKVGLHARPASVLAKEASKFQSDIKIKSDGKEGNLKSIMNVMALAIKSGAEITIEAKGADEADAIAAIEKAMKENEII, from the coding sequence ATGGCACAATTTACTGCAAAAGTAATTGACAAAGTAGGTTTGCATGCAAGACCTGCGTCAGTTTTAGCTAAAGAAGCTTCAAAATTCCAATCAGATATCAAAATTAAATCTGATGGAAAAGAAGGTAATCTAAAATCAATCATGAACGTAATGGCATTAGCGATTAAATCAGGAGCTGAAATTACCATTGAAGCTAAAGGAGCAGACGAAGCTGACGCGATAGCTGCAATTGAAAAAGCAATGAAAGAAAACGAAATTATCTAA
- a CDS encoding pseudouridine synthase gives MQLIKVQSNDTGQSLFKFIKKRYSDTPLSVIYKWFRTGKIKVNGKKIRDQKFLINLGDEIMVFDTNRTLVRDNFKEADFSDLEIVYEDNNILIVDKPHNLEIHSPINIALDDQVKSYLVSKGEYAPEEENSFVVSHVHRIDKLTRGLVIYAKNRQALESLSEAINDKNKIKKTYWANLERKVNNNLEAVGWIKYDSDLQKAIFQEDEDEGYKKVQTSFYPFATENGNWVEIILQTGRKHQIRATLEYFDNPVVNDFRYGYQNRTGQKSIMLFAIEISFHNLNSPLEYLNDQKFDIKGKIKELHKF, from the coding sequence ATGCAATTAATTAAAGTTCAAAGCAATGATACGGGTCAGTCGCTTTTTAAGTTCATTAAAAAACGCTATTCAGATACTCCGCTTTCAGTAATTTATAAGTGATTTAGAACCGGTAAAATTAAGGTTAATGGTAAAAAAATCAGGGATCAAAAATTTTTAATTAATCTTGGTGATGAAATAATGGTTTTTGATACTAATAGAACTCTTGTAAGAGATAATTTTAAAGAGGCTGATTTCTCAGATTTAGAAATTGTTTATGAGGATAACAATATTTTGATTGTAGATAAACCTCATAATTTAGAGATTCATTCTCCGATTAACATTGCCCTAGATGATCAGGTTAAATCTTATTTGGTTTCTAAAGGTGAATATGCACCAGAAGAAGAAAATAGCTTTGTTGTTAGTCACGTTCATCGAATTGACAAACTAACTAGAGGATTGGTAATATATGCTAAAAATCGTCAAGCTCTAGAAAGTCTAAGTGAGGCTATTAATGACAAAAATAAAATAAAAAAAACTTATTGAGCTAATCTTGAAAGAAAAGTTAATAATAATTTGGAGGCTGTGGGTTGAATTAAGTATGACTCGGATTTACAAAAAGCGATTTTTCAAGAAGACGAGGATGAGGGATATAAAAAAGTTCAAACCAGCTTTTATCCTTTCGCTACTGAAAATGGTAACTGGGTTGAAATAATTTTACAAACCGGACGGAAGCACCAAATTAGAGCTACCTTAGAATATTTTGATAATCCCGTGGTTAATGATTTTCGTTACGGATATCAAAATCGTACAGGCCAAAAATCTATTATGCTTTTTGCGATAGAAATAAGCTTCCACAATCTAAACTCTCCTTTAGAATATCTTAATGATCAAAAATTTGACATTAAAGGTAAAATAAAAGAATTGCATAAATTTTAA
- a CDS encoding PTS sugar transporter subunit IIA — protein sequence MSLFSKNKDVQIFAPCDGEIIGLEKVEDEVFSEKMLGDGFAIDPANGDFVAPMEGKLVTVFPSGHAYGIKHKSGLEALLHIGLDTVSLDGVGFDIKVKQGESVKVGAPLVMVDLEGIRSKVPSLKTPLVFTQDSLEGKTIEVLAKGKVKKGDLIAVIK from the coding sequence ATGAGTTTATTTAGTAAAAATAAAGATGTACAAATATTTGCACCATGTGATGGTGAAATAATTGGTCTTGAAAAAGTAGAAGACGAAGTTTTCTCGGAAAAAATGCTTGGAGATGGTTTTGCAATCGATCCAGCAAATGGTGATTTTGTAGCACCAATGGAAGGAAAACTAGTTACAGTTTTTCCTTCAGGACATGCATATGGAATTAAGCATAAATCAGGTCTTGAAGCTTTATTACACATCGGTTTAGATACTGTAAGCCTTGATGGTGTTGGTTTTGATATCAAAGTGAAACAAGGAGAATCAGTTAAAGTTGGAGCTCCTCTTGTAATGGTTGATTTGGAAGGAATTAGAAGTAAAGTTCCTTCTTTAAAAACTCCATTAGTTTTCACTCAAGATTCACTTGAAGGTAAAACTATCGAAGTACTTGCAAAAGGAAAAGTAAAAAAAGGCGATTTAATAGCAGTCATAAAATAA
- a CDS encoding RDD family protein: MKQVTNKEAATWEVASLTRITFARTFDLVISALPMLILQLFLKIDGWIGILINAFFALSLLIIYFIIIPCFISGNTIGKKVFQISIKSREKVGFKKIFFREGFFVLLPWLISFLIKVIALGIFYLGDHNNDDIMTNGFWIAFGIARFGDLFYLAWAAFMFITIKVQENNQSGIDLKYNIFVVKKNPIIEKAKDDGNDTKTNSRHIHLDENRPGEISDDIIREIEEID, translated from the coding sequence ATGAAACAAGTTACAAATAAAGAAGCAGCAACATGAGAAGTCGCTTCTTTAACGAGAATTACTTTCGCAAGAACTTTTGATTTAGTAATTTCCGCCTTGCCGATGCTTATATTGCAATTATTTTTAAAAATAGACGGATGAATTGGCATTTTAATCAATGCTTTTTTTGCATTATCATTACTAATAATTTATTTTATAATAATCCCTTGCTTTATTTCGGGGAACACAATTGGTAAAAAAGTTTTTCAAATAAGCATTAAGAGTCGCGAAAAAGTGGGGTTCAAAAAAATATTTTTTCGTGAAGGTTTTTTTGTCCTGTTGCCGTGATTAATATCTTTTTTGATTAAAGTTATTGCTTTAGGTATTTTTTACTTGGGCGATCACAACAACGATGATATAATGACAAATGGATTTTGAATTGCCTTTGGAATTGCTAGATTTGGTGATTTGTTCTATTTAGCTTGGGCAGCATTCATGTTTATCACAATCAAAGTTCAAGAAAATAATCAAAGCGGTATTGATTTGAAATATAATATTTTTGTGGTCAAGAAGAACCCAATAATCGAAAAAGCAAAAGACGATGGCAATGATACCAAAACTAATAGCCGACATATTCATTTAGATGAAAACCGTCCAGGAGAAATTAGTGATGATATTATTCGCGAAATCGAAGAAATAGACTAG